From the genome of Solidesulfovibrio carbinolicus, one region includes:
- a CDS encoding class I SAM-dependent methyltransferase: MREIPQSIAANMVQRYTKRYRDLGYHVRTLGWGSAEQQRRRFAMTLTLGLDLTGTRVVDFGCGFGDYYDFLQDAGVSCHSYLGLDVNPDLLHEARARHGDDPRTAFAQVDLTRKQSGEPLGDVGVMLGVLNLNLHEAFDNETYSRQLITRAFGLVRQALIVDFLSSRLDPGYPREDFVYYHEPGKILNFALSLTPDVVLKHDYLPLPQKEFLLLLRKTT; this comes from the coding sequence ATGCGGGAGATTCCTCAAAGCATCGCGGCCAACATGGTGCAACGTTATACCAAGCGGTATCGGGACCTTGGCTATCATGTCCGCACGCTTGGCTGGGGCAGCGCCGAACAGCAACGACGCCGTTTTGCCATGACCCTGACCCTGGGCCTCGACCTGACCGGAACACGAGTGGTGGATTTCGGCTGCGGCTTCGGCGATTATTACGACTTTCTCCAGGATGCCGGGGTGTCTTGCCATAGCTACCTGGGACTCGACGTTAATCCCGATTTGCTCCACGAGGCCCGGGCGCGCCATGGGGACGATCCGCGAACCGCCTTTGCCCAGGTGGATCTCACCCGGAAGCAATCCGGCGAACCTCTTGGCGATGTCGGCGTCATGCTCGGCGTGCTCAACCTCAATTTGCACGAGGCCTTCGACAATGAAACATACTCCCGGCAGTTGATCACCCGGGCCTTCGGCCTGGTGCGTCAGGCCCTGATCGTGGATTTTTTAAGTTCCCGCCTGGACCCCGGCTATCCCCGGGAGGACTTTGTCTACTATCACGAACCAGGCAAGATTCTCAATTTCGCCCTGTCGCTGACCCCGGACGTGGTGCTCAAACATGACTACCTACCTTTGCCGCAAAAGGAATTCCTGCTGCTGTTGCGTAAAACCACATGA